Proteins encoded in a region of the Phocoena phocoena chromosome X, mPhoPho1.1, whole genome shotgun sequence genome:
- the FOXP3 gene encoding forkhead box protein P3 — protein MPNPRPAKPLAPSLVLSPSPGALPSWRAAPKASDQLGAKGPGTTFQGRDLRGGAHASSSSLNPMPPSQLQLPTVPLVMVAPSGARLGPSPHLQALLQDRPHFVHQLSTVDAHARTPVLQVRPLDSPAMISLPPPTAATGVFSLKARPGLPPGINVASLEWVSREPALLCTFPSPGVPRKDSTLSTMPQSSYSLLANGVCKWPGCEKVFEEPEDFLKHCQADHLLDEKGRAQCLLQREVVQSLEQQLVLEKEKLGAMQAHLAGKMAPTKAPSTASSDKSSCCIVATGTPGTTVPAWPGPQEAPEGLFAVRRHLWGSHANSTIPEFFHNMDYFKFHNMRPPFTYATLIRWAILEAPEKQRTLNEIYHWFTRMFAFFRNHPATWKNAIRHNLSLHKCFVRVESEKGAVWTVDEFEFRKKRSQRPSRCSNPTPGS, from the exons ATGCCCAACCCCAGGCCAGCCAAGCCCTTGGCCCCTTCCTTGGTACTCAGCCCATCCCCAGGAGCCTTGCCCAGCTGGAGGGCTGCACCCAAGGCCTCAGACCAGCTGGGAGCCAAGGGCCCGGGGACAACCTTCCAGGGCCGGGACCTCCGAGGTGGGGCTCacgcctcctcttcctccttgaaCCCCATGCCACCATCGCAGCTGCAG CTGCCCACAGTGCCCCTCGTCATGGTGGCACCCTCTGGAGCACGGCTGGGTCCCTCGCCCCACTTGCAGGCACTCCTCCAGGACAGGCCACACTTTGTGCACCAG CTCTCAACGGTGGATGCCCATGCCCGGACCCCTGTGCTGCAGGTGCGCCCACTGGACAGCCCAGCTATGATCAGCCTCCCGCCACCCACTGCTGCTACGGGGGTCTTCTCCCTCAAGGCCCGGCCCGGCCTGCCACCTG GGATCAACGTGGCCAGCCTGGAATGGGTGTCCAGGGAGCCAGCACTGCTCTGCACCTTCCCAAGCCCCGGTGTGCCCAGGAAGGACAG CACCCTTTCAACCATGCCCCAGAGCTCCTACTCACTGCTAGCAAATGGTGTCTGCAAGTGGCCCGGATGTGAGAAGGTCTTCGAGGAGCCAGAGGACTTCCTCAA GCACTGCCAGGCAGACCATCTCCTGGATGAGAAGGGCAGGGCGCAGTGTCTCCTCCAGAGGGAGGTGGTGCAGTCTCTGGAGCAACAG CTGGTGCTGGAGAAGGAGAAGCTGGGTGCTATGCAAGCCCACCTGGCTGGGAAGATGGCCCCAACCAAGGCTCCATCCACG GCATCATCCGACAAGAGCTCCTGCTGTATCGTAGCCACTGGCACCCCGGGCACCACTGTCCCAGCCTGGCCGGGTCCCCAAGAGGCCCCTGAAGGCCTGTTTGCTGTGCGGAGGCACCTCTGGGGCAGCCATGCAAACAGCACGATCCCAG AGTTCTTCCACAACATGGACTACTTCAAGTTTCACAACATGCGGCCCCCTTTCACCTATGCCACCCTCATCCGCTGG GCCATCCTGGAGGCTCCCGAGAAGCAGCGGACACTCAACGAGATCTATCACTGGTTCACACGCATGTTCGCCTTCTTCAGAAACCACCCTGCCACCTGGAAG AACGCCATCCGCCACAACCTGAGCCTGCATAAGTGCTTCGTGCGTGTGGAGAGTGAGAAGGGGGCCGTGTGGACCGTGGATGAGTTTGAGTTCCGCAAGAAGAGGAGCCAGAGGCCCAGCAGGTGTTCCAACCCCACACCCGGCTCCTGA